A single Gemmatimonadota bacterium DNA region contains:
- a CDS encoding MoaD/ThiS family protein gives MIRVMLPYHLRNLAGCRDKEVILEVAGGVVTQRKILDALEARFPQLGGTVRDYGSGCRRPLVRFFGCGRDLSLESPDTPVPEAIAQGEEPYRIVGSVAGG, from the coding sequence ATGATACGCGTCATGCTGCCCTATCACCTGCGGAACCTGGCGGGTTGCCGGGACAAGGAAGTCATCCTGGAGGTCGCCGGCGGGGTCGTGACCCAGCGCAAGATCCTGGATGCGCTGGAAGCGCGGTTTCCGCAGCTTGGCGGAACGGTCCGGGACTACGGATCGGGCTGCCGCCGGCCCCTCGTACGGTTCTTTGGCTGCGGGCGGGACCTTTCCCTCGAATCGCCCGACACGCCGGTCCCGGAAGCCATCGCGCAAGGCGAGGAACCCTACCGGATCGTGGGTTCGGTGGCCGGCGGGTAG
- a CDS encoding sialidase family protein has protein sequence MGTVRVLVGTRKGAFILSSDGVRTDWDIDGPHFGGWEVYHLKGSSVDPDRLYAAQGTGWFGQLVQKSDDGGKSWDPVSNEFTFEGEVGTHLDFDDNPCPWAFNRVWHLEPSLSDPDTVYAGVEDAALFRSTDGGRSWHELAGLRNHPSSSGWHPGAGGLCLHTILLDEGDPNRIIVAISVAGAFRSLDGGASWQAINKGLHSDYMPEPEAEVGHCVHRLAMHPSHPDALFMQSHRNIMRSDNGGDSWTNVSGNLPSDFGFPISVHAHEPETIYVVPMKGDSEHYPDEGHLRVYRSRTGGNEWEPLSSGLPQKDCYVNVLRDAMDVDTLDDCGIYFGTSGGAVYVSPDGGDHWTAIVENLPPVMSVEVQTLP, from the coding sequence ATGGGTACGGTCAGGGTACTGGTGGGCACGCGGAAAGGGGCGTTTATACTGTCATCGGACGGCGTCCGAACAGACTGGGACATCGACGGCCCGCATTTCGGGGGTTGGGAGGTCTACCACCTCAAGGGCTCCAGCGTCGATCCCGATCGCCTGTATGCAGCCCAGGGCACGGGCTGGTTCGGGCAGCTGGTGCAGAAATCGGACGACGGTGGAAAGAGCTGGGATCCGGTGAGCAACGAATTCACTTTCGAAGGCGAAGTGGGCACCCACCTCGATTTCGACGACAACCCGTGTCCATGGGCGTTCAACAGGGTCTGGCACCTCGAGCCATCGCTCTCCGATCCGGATACGGTATACGCGGGCGTCGAGGACGCGGCACTCTTCCGCTCCACAGACGGGGGCCGGTCCTGGCACGAACTGGCCGGCCTGAGAAACCACCCTTCGAGCTCGGGCTGGCATCCGGGCGCGGGCGGGCTCTGCCTGCATACCATCCTGCTGGACGAGGGCGACCCGAACCGGATAATCGTCGCCATTTCCGTGGCAGGTGCGTTCCGGTCCCTGGACGGTGGAGCATCCTGGCAGGCGATCAACAAGGGCCTGCATTCCGACTACATGCCCGAACCCGAGGCCGAAGTGGGCCACTGCGTCCATCGACTCGCCATGCATCCATCCCATCCGGACGCGCTGTTCATGCAAAGCCACCGAAACATCATGCGCAGCGACAACGGGGGAGATTCCTGGACCAACGTAAGCGGCAACCTGCCCAGCGACTTCGGCTTTCCGATCAGCGTGCACGCCCACGAGCCCGAAACGATCTACGTCGTCCCAATGAAGGGCGACTCCGAGCACTACCCGGACGAGGGCCACCTGCGCGTCTACCGGAGCCGGACCGGCGGGAACGAATGGGAACCGCTGTCCTCGGGACTGCCGCAGAAAGACTGCTACGTCAACGTCCTGCGGGACGCCATGGACGTGGATACCCTCGATGACTGCGGGATCTACTTCGGGACTTCGGGTGGCGCGGTCTATGTATCCCCAGACGGCGGCGACCACTGGACCGCCATCGTGGAGAATCTCCCGCCGGTGATGTCCGTCGAAGTCCAGACCCTCCCATGA